The following proteins are encoded in a genomic region of Reichenbachiella sp.:
- a CDS encoding site-specific integrase produces MINLSFKPNEQKKDKDGMCPIFMTLTFSSQRIRKAVQHAKVKPSDWNDKKSRLKQSGDKSKEDNQIINSKLESLQELVHQINKVVLKENITLTKKYVLDRIENPSLLEVEKKSFFNVFEEFIKVGQSNKAKRTLMAYQTCFNFLKNFESEKKRKLTFRNIDFEFFEDFRTYAFIEKKIADNYFSKIIANLKSFLNWATERDYNTTLTYRKFKAPEIEKEVVYLTIEELLRLHNYDFKSNRLNHVKDTFCFACFTGLRFSDLTSLLPAHIHSDYILKNIQKTKEVNHKIPLNKYAKEILNRYKDTIHNPLPKISNQKYNSYIKECCKTAEIDSEIVVSRSVGGNRIETTKPKHEVISSHTARKTFATNSLILGMKEMVVRNITGHKKEVHFKKYIKIAEDVKKTEMDNTWDKI; encoded by the coding sequence ATGATCAATCTTTCCTTTAAGCCAAATGAGCAAAAAAAAGACAAAGACGGCATGTGTCCTATCTTCATGACTTTGACATTTAGTAGTCAACGAATACGTAAAGCTGTGCAGCATGCCAAAGTAAAACCATCTGACTGGAATGATAAGAAATCAAGACTGAAACAATCAGGGGACAAGTCGAAAGAAGATAACCAAATCATCAATTCAAAACTGGAAAGTTTACAAGAGCTTGTTCATCAAATCAACAAAGTTGTACTTAAGGAAAATATTACTTTGACGAAAAAATACGTTCTTGACCGAATTGAAAATCCCTCTCTCCTGGAAGTTGAAAAAAAATCATTTTTCAATGTCTTCGAAGAATTCATAAAAGTTGGGCAAAGCAATAAAGCCAAGCGTACATTAATGGCATATCAAACTTGCTTCAATTTTCTCAAAAACTTCGAAAGCGAAAAAAAGAGAAAACTGACATTTAGAAATATAGACTTCGAATTTTTTGAAGATTTCAGAACTTATGCATTCATAGAAAAAAAGATAGCCGACAACTACTTTTCTAAAATTATCGCTAATCTCAAATCGTTTCTCAACTGGGCAACTGAACGAGATTATAATACAACCCTTACTTACAGAAAATTTAAAGCTCCAGAAATAGAAAAAGAAGTGGTTTACCTGACTATTGAGGAGCTTCTAAGGTTGCATAATTACGATTTCAAATCTAATCGTTTGAATCATGTAAAAGATACTTTCTGCTTTGCTTGTTTTACTGGTTTGCGATTTTCGGATTTAACCTCTCTCCTCCCTGCTCATATCCACTCAGACTACATTCTAAAAAACATTCAAAAGACTAAAGAGGTCAATCATAAAATACCGCTAAACAAATACGCAAAGGAGATTTTGAACCGCTACAAGGACACCATTCACAATCCATTACCTAAAATCTCCAATCAGAAATATAATTCATACATCAAAGAGTGCTGTAAAACTGCAGAGATTGATTCTGAGATAGTTGTTTCAAGGTCTGTAGGCGGTAATAGAATTGAAACCACTAAGCCAAAACATGAGGTTATATCAAGTCATACCGCTAGAAAGACCTTTGCAACTAACTCTCTGATCTTGGGCATGAAGGAAATGGTTGTTAGGAATATCACTGGACACAAAAAAGAAGTGCATTTCAAAAAGTATATCAAGATCGCAGAAGATGTAAAGAAAACCGAGATGGATAACACATGGGATAAAATTTAA
- a CDS encoding VapE domain-containing protein, with the protein MADKKEIKSLFKIVEDYLSATYDFQYNEISNRHEYKEKNANRWQALNENNIYRELQHQNFNFSLNNIVALMKSDFVPKYNPFINYFESLPKWDGTDHIMSFSTYIKVKERERFENHFKKMFVRTIACAIDDKVFNKQALIFVHPVQNSGKSTLCRFLVPNQLADYVTENINTDKDSLISLCENLLIVLDELATLTKVEINGLKSIFSKETVKVRRPYERRPDMLPRRASFIGSTNKMEFLNDETGSVRWLCFELDSIDWNYSKNVSIDKVWGQAYSLYKDGFKYELTPDEIAENERVNRKYQVSTPEMELIQRYLKQGTKDKHDEFWSSTDIVSYLTAKSDRTIKLNVIQVGKAMSVLGFNREQKYNGVYQEKGYYLSYLLKGDKSLII; encoded by the coding sequence TTGGCGGATAAAAAAGAAATCAAGTCTCTATTCAAAATAGTAGAAGACTATTTGAGTGCCACATACGATTTCCAATACAATGAAATTTCAAACAGGCACGAGTACAAAGAAAAGAATGCCAACAGGTGGCAAGCGCTAAACGAAAACAATATCTACCGTGAGCTACAACATCAAAATTTCAATTTTTCATTAAACAATATAGTAGCTCTTATGAAGTCTGATTTCGTACCTAAATACAATCCTTTCATCAATTATTTTGAATCATTACCGAAGTGGGACGGGACAGATCATATTATGTCATTTTCCACATACATCAAAGTAAAAGAAAGAGAGCGGTTTGAAAACCACTTCAAAAAGATGTTTGTAAGGACGATAGCTTGCGCAATCGATGATAAAGTATTCAATAAGCAAGCCTTGATTTTCGTACACCCAGTTCAAAATAGTGGTAAGTCAACTCTATGCCGCTTCCTAGTTCCAAATCAATTGGCTGATTATGTTACCGAGAATATCAATACCGACAAGGACAGTTTAATCAGTCTATGCGAAAACTTACTCATTGTCCTCGATGAATTGGCCACTCTTACGAAAGTTGAAATCAACGGTCTAAAAAGCATATTCAGCAAGGAAACTGTAAAAGTAAGAAGGCCGTATGAACGCCGTCCTGACATGCTTCCAAGAAGAGCGAGTTTTATAGGCTCAACGAATAAGATGGAATTCCTGAATGACGAGACAGGGTCGGTACGATGGCTTTGTTTCGAATTGGATTCTATTGACTGGAATTACTCTAAAAATGTGAGCATAGACAAAGTTTGGGGACAGGCATATTCACTCTACAAGGATGGGTTTAAGTATGAATTAACACCCGATGAAATCGCCGAAAATGAGAGAGTAAATAGAAAGTACCAGGTATCAACTCCTGAAATGGAACTAATCCAAAGGTATCTGAAACAAGGCACTAAAGATAAGCATGATGAATTTTGGTCTTCAACCGACATAGTCTCATACCTGACAGCCAAAAGTGACAGAACAATTAAGCTAAATGTGATTCAAGTTGGTAAGGCAATGTCTGTACTTGGCTTCAATAGGGAACAGAAGTACAACGGTGTGTACCAAGAAAAAGGATATTATCTGTCTTACTTACTTAAAGGGGATAAATCACTGATTATCTAA
- a CDS encoding helix-turn-helix domain-containing protein, which produces MGKVTYTELNEDELEQLVANAIRKSQTLGIITSSEDKPLNQRQAAEFLGISQTTIITWKKKGLIPFEQAEGSSKVRYYKSQLKAAIQKNRHLLQAARK; this is translated from the coding sequence ATGGGAAAAGTAACATACACAGAACTAAACGAGGATGAACTTGAACAACTGGTGGCTAACGCTATTCGAAAATCTCAAACTTTAGGGATTATTACTTCATCCGAAGACAAGCCTTTGAATCAACGACAAGCTGCGGAGTTCTTAGGTATAAGTCAAACAACTATCATAACCTGGAAAAAGAAAGGGTTAATTCCCTTTGAACAAGCAGAAGGAAGTAGCAAAGTGAGGTATTACAAGTCACAGTTAAAGGCTGCTATTCAAAAGAATCGGCATCTGCTACAGGCAGCTAGAAAATGA